Proteins encoded in a region of the Limnothrix sp. FACHB-406 genome:
- a CDS encoding cobyrinate a,c-diamide synthase — protein MIPTVVVAGTHSGVGKTSMAIALMRAWTRRGWVVQPFKVGPDFIDPGHHRRATGRPSHNLDGWMLPKATNQALFDRAVAGADVAVIEGAMGLFDGYGDQEAGSTAELAKWLNAPVVLVLDGRGLSRSGAALIWGYETFDPDLRFLGAICNRVGSGAHLDRIAGAARDRVRMPILGGVPRDEAALIDRRHLGLKMADEDQLGEGYIDRLADLLETHLDLDQLWQRLQREQPTPKPEPRAPIAPIAVSRQPPRKIGIARDRAFCFYYEANLDFLRDRGAELVEFSPLVDRPPADCDALYLGGGYPELYLDQLANNTDCLTAIRQMAAAGKPIYGECGGFIYLCDRLTLADGTGRSLLGLLPLQIQMTRRPKLGYVEATIAPGGPLPSGETIRGHRFHYSEVANPEAAGAIAQCYDLLTSRGDRLTEGYCVGSVLGSYVHLHFASNPQVMTAWLDRIPAAMH, from the coding sequence ATGATTCCAACGGTAGTGGTGGCGGGAACCCACAGCGGAGTGGGCAAAACTTCAATGGCGATCGCCCTGATGCGAGCCTGGACACGGCGCGGATGGGTGGTGCAGCCGTTCAAAGTGGGGCCCGATTTCATTGACCCGGGCCATCACCGTCGGGCCACGGGTCGCCCGTCCCATAATTTGGATGGTTGGATGCTTCCTAAGGCAACAAACCAAGCGCTGTTCGATCGCGCCGTGGCCGGAGCCGATGTGGCGGTGATTGAAGGAGCCATGGGGTTGTTTGATGGTTATGGCGACCAAGAGGCGGGCAGCACGGCCGAGCTGGCCAAGTGGTTGAATGCGCCTGTGGTGTTGGTGTTGGATGGTCGGGGCCTGTCGCGTAGCGGGGCGGCCCTGATCTGGGGCTATGAAACCTTTGATCCGGATTTGCGGTTTTTGGGCGCAATTTGCAATCGGGTGGGCAGCGGAGCACATTTGGATCGGATTGCGGGGGCTGCTCGCGATCGCGTGCGGATGCCCATTTTGGGTGGTGTGCCCCGGGATGAGGCCGCATTGATCGATCGCCGCCACTTGGGACTCAAAATGGCCGATGAGGATCAGTTGGGGGAGGGATATATCGATCGGCTGGCGGACTTGCTGGAAACCCATCTGGACTTGGATCAGCTCTGGCAACGGTTGCAACGGGAGCAACCAACCCCGAAGCCCGAACCACGCGCGCCGATCGCCCCAATTGCTGTCAGTCGGCAACCGCCCCGCAAAATCGGGATCGCACGCGATCGGGCCTTTTGTTTTTATTACGAAGCCAATTTAGATTTTCTGCGCGATCGAGGGGCGGAGTTGGTGGAATTTTCGCCCCTGGTCGATCGGCCGCCCGCCGATTGTGACGCGCTCTATCTGGGGGGTGGCTACCCGGAGCTATACCTGGATCAGCTTGCTAACAACACCGATTGTTTAACGGCCATTCGCCAAATGGCCGCGGCCGGCAAACCAATCTATGGGGAATGTGGCGGTTTTATCTATCTGTGCGATCGCCTGACTCTGGCCGATGGCACGGGGCGATCGCTCTTGGGTTTATTACCGCTGCAAATCCAAATGACCCGCCGCCCCAAGCTGGGTTACGTGGAAGCGACGATCGCTCCTGGCGGCCCTTTGCCCTCAGGAGAAACCATTCGTGGCCATCGGTTTCACTACTCGGAAGTGGCAAACCCCGAAGCGGCCGGGGCGATCGCCCAATGCTATGACCTATTAACCTCTCGGGGCGATCGGCTCACGGAAGGCTATTGCGTCGGTTCCGTCTTGGGCAGCTATGTACATTTGCATTTCGCCAGTAATCCCCAAGTGATGACCGCCTGGCTCGA
- the rsmG gene encoding 16S rRNA (guanine(527)-N(7))-methyltransferase RsmG yields MTLPTAPALPNPIDLWQSTLQWQPDTATQAQFQRLYEAILAGNQRMNLTRITEPLDFWEKHLWDSLRGLFSPILQPVLAQRASQAITVADLGTGGGFPGLPGAIAFPEWQWLLMDSTRKKIQFVAEAIAELELGNVQTACDRAEQFVRRPGPKPNFHLVTLRAVGAADLCASYALPMLAPRGVAILYRGRWSAEEEASLQEPLSHWGAEILGVDAFKTPITEGDRHCIYLQKID; encoded by the coding sequence ATGACCCTTCCCACAGCGCCCGCCTTACCGAACCCGATCGACCTTTGGCAGTCAACCCTGCAATGGCAGCCCGACACAGCCACCCAAGCCCAATTTCAGCGGCTCTATGAGGCGATCTTGGCGGGTAACCAGCGGATGAATTTAACCCGCATTACGGAGCCATTGGACTTTTGGGAAAAGCATCTTTGGGATTCGCTGCGGGGTCTATTTTCACCGATTTTGCAACCGGTACTGGCCCAGCGGGCCTCGCAAGCCATCACCGTGGCCGATTTGGGAACCGGGGGCGGCTTTCCAGGGCTGCCGGGCGCGATCGCCTTTCCAGAATGGCAATGGTTGCTGATGGATAGCACGCGCAAAAAGATTCAGTTTGTGGCGGAGGCGATCGCGGAATTGGAGTTGGGCAATGTGCAAACCGCGTGCGATCGAGCAGAGCAGTTCGTGCGGCGACCGGGCCCCAAACCAAATTTTCACCTGGTGACCTTGCGGGCCGTGGGTGCAGCGGATCTTTGCGCCAGCTACGCCCTGCCAATGTTGGCCCCGCGAGGTGTTGCGATTTTGTATCGAGGTCGCTGGAGCGCAGAGGAGGAAGCCAGCCTGCAAGAGCCCCTCAGCCATTGGGGCGCAGAAATTTTGGGTGTAGATGCCTTTAAAACCCCAATTACTGAGGGCGATCGCCACTGCATCTATTTGCAAAAAATTGACTAG